Proteins encoded together in one Euzebyales bacterium window:
- a CDS encoding aldo/keto reductase — protein sequence MQQRDVGSQGLAVGAVGLGCMGMTFAYRGADEEDSHATIQRAVEAGVTLFDTADIYGPGTNEELIGAALRPMRDRVAVATKFGQVRHPDGSRGLDSSPAQVHRACDASLRRLGMDHIDLYYQHRVDPQVPIEETVGAIRELVDAGKVRFLGLSEAGPDTIRRAHDTHPITAVQTEYSLWTRDVEAEVLPTLRELGIGLVAYSPLGRGFLAGAIRERAALAEDDSRRRQPRFADGNLEHNLALLEAVEAVAARVGATPGQAALAWVLAQGDDIVPIPGTTRRAHLDENLAAAAMTLADADLDDLRRLLDAHTVAGDRYPAAMMHALET from the coding sequence ATGCAACAGCGCGACGTCGGGAGCCAGGGTCTGGCGGTGGGCGCGGTCGGCCTGGGTTGCATGGGCATGACGTTCGCGTACCGCGGTGCGGACGAGGAGGATTCACACGCGACGATCCAGCGGGCGGTCGAGGCGGGCGTGACGCTGTTCGACACCGCCGACATCTACGGCCCTGGGACGAACGAGGAGCTGATCGGCGCGGCGCTGCGACCGATGCGCGACCGGGTGGCGGTCGCGACCAAGTTCGGCCAGGTGCGTCACCCCGACGGTAGCCGTGGCCTCGACAGCAGCCCGGCCCAGGTGCATCGCGCGTGTGACGCGTCGCTGCGCCGGCTGGGCATGGACCACATCGATCTGTACTACCAGCATCGCGTCGACCCGCAGGTCCCGATCGAGGAGACCGTCGGCGCGATCCGCGAGCTGGTCGACGCCGGCAAGGTCCGGTTCCTGGGGTTGTCCGAGGCGGGTCCGGACACGATCCGCCGGGCGCACGACACCCATCCGATCACCGCGGTGCAGACGGAGTACTCGCTGTGGACGCGCGACGTCGAGGCGGAGGTGCTGCCGACGCTGCGGGAGTTGGGCATCGGCCTGGTGGCCTACAGCCCGCTGGGCCGCGGCTTCCTCGCCGGTGCCATCCGCGAGCGGGCCGCACTGGCGGAGGACGACTCGCGCCGTCGTCAGCCGCGGTTCGCCGACGGCAACCTCGAGCACAACCTGGCGCTGCTCGAGGCCGTCGAGGCCGTCGCCGCACGCGTCGGCGCGACGCCGGGCCAGGCCGCGCTGGCGTGGGTGCTCGCCCAGGGCGACGACATCGTGCCCATCCCGGGCACGACGCGGCGCGCTCACCTCGACGAGAACCTCGCCGCCGCGGCGATGACCCTCGCCGACGCCGACCTGGACGACCTGCGGCGGCTGCTCGACGCGCACACGGTCGCCGGCGACCGCTACCCGGCCGCGATGATGCACGCGCTGGAGACTTGA
- a CDS encoding cupin domain-containing protein has protein sequence MTVVPHATWEVAQLEGRRSADPLAGLPTASSLRVVRLRRTTGRQAHVHPHSEEVVYVVAGTGHVWIEERRSPVTPGDVVHVPAGVAHATVPDPGSDMELVCFFPHPDLAANLSETTYVVDPDANGPEPTA, from the coding sequence ATGACGGTGGTGCCCCACGCCACGTGGGAGGTCGCACAGCTCGAGGGACGCCGGTCTGCCGACCCGCTGGCCGGCCTGCCGACCGCCTCGAGCCTGCGCGTGGTGCGGCTGCGCCGGACCACGGGTCGCCAGGCCCATGTGCATCCGCACTCGGAGGAGGTCGTGTACGTCGTGGCGGGCACGGGGCACGTGTGGATCGAGGAGAGGCGCAGCCCCGTGACGCCCGGCGACGTCGTGCACGTGCCGGCAGGCGTGGCGCACGCCACCGTGCCCGATCCCGGATCCGACATGGAGCTCGTCTGCTTCTTTCCGCACCCCGACCTCGCCGCCAACCTGAGCGAGACGACGTACGTCGTCGATCCTGACGCCAACGGACCGGAGCCGACCGCATGA
- a CDS encoding ABC transporter permease: MQIRDYVLRRLLILPLLVVGTSLIVFSLTRIGGSPIGIYLSHEMDAEEVAQLEERFHLDDPLPVQYVYWASGVLRGDLGWSGVAAAPVTQVFPAKLTASMELAIASAIVAVVLGLALGTYAGARRNRLPDHVTRIFAISGASMPLFWFAILLLIVFWVNLGWFPVGRSNAEIFHSIPHPTGMYTVDALLALDPTALRDALWHLALPAITLGYGATAIIARMMRSSLVEELQEDYVDAARAKGLPERLVLRRHARRNALIPTVTVIGLTFGFLLQGAVVAEIIFQWPGLGRWMADAVLRGDQATIMAYVMFTSVLFLVVNLAVDVVYAYLDRRVVLGE; this comes from the coding sequence GTGCAGATCCGAGACTACGTGCTGCGACGCCTGCTGATCCTGCCCCTGCTGGTCGTGGGCACGTCGCTCATCGTCTTCTCGCTGACGCGGATCGGCGGCTCACCGATAGGCATCTATCTGTCCCACGAGATGGACGCCGAGGAGGTCGCCCAGCTCGAGGAGCGCTTCCACCTCGACGATCCGCTGCCGGTGCAGTACGTCTACTGGGCCTCGGGCGTGCTGCGCGGGGACCTGGGTTGGTCGGGGGTCGCCGCCGCCCCGGTCACCCAGGTCTTCCCGGCGAAGCTGACCGCCTCGATGGAGCTCGCGATCGCGTCGGCGATCGTGGCGGTCGTCCTCGGGCTCGCGCTCGGCACGTACGCCGGAGCCAGACGCAACCGCCTGCCCGACCACGTCACGCGGATCTTCGCGATCAGCGGCGCGAGCATGCCGCTGTTCTGGTTCGCGATCCTGCTGCTCATCGTGTTCTGGGTGAACCTGGGTTGGTTCCCGGTGGGACGCTCCAACGCCGAGATCTTCCACAGCATCCCGCACCCCACCGGTATGTACACGGTCGACGCGCTGCTGGCGCTCGACCCGACGGCGCTGCGGGACGCGCTGTGGCACCTGGCGCTGCCCGCCATCACGCTGGGATACGGCGCCACCGCGATCATCGCTCGGATGATGCGGTCGTCGCTGGTCGAGGAGCTGCAGGAGGACTACGTCGACGCGGCGCGCGCCAAGGGCCTGCCAGAGCGGCTCGTGCTCAGGCGCCACGCCCGCCGCAACGCGCTGATCCCGACCGTGACCGTCATCGGCCTGACGTTCGGCTTCCTGCTGCAGGGTGCCGTCGTCGCCGAGATCATCTTCCAGTGGCCGGGTCTGGGCCGCTGGATGGCCGATGCGGTTCTGCGTGGCGACCAGGCCACGATCATGGCCTACGTGATGTTCACCAGCGTGCTGTTCCTGGTCGTCAACCTCGCCGTCGACGTCGTGTACGCCTACCTCGACCGTCGCGTCGTGCTCGGGGAGTAG
- a CDS encoding ABC transporter substrate-binding protein, with protein MDRRLLALLAAMMLLAAACTGASEAGDADAPEGSAGGGATATAAAGGGGEAAPTGTFVHAADDEPLSLDPAQVEPGEGGETMVLQVYERLVEIAPDGPDLVAGLSTEVPSRDNGLVSEDGLTYTFPIREGVTFHDGTELTADDVKYSWDRVIEMDLPESAADLLIDNVAETSVTDDGAFQVTLTTPSASFLRSVATAMVASVVSPDAVEENGGVTAGEPNEFMATNMVGTGPYRLIAWNRGENLQFEINDEYWGEPANLDLRIEVVPDPDVRVLGLRAGEYDMIETDPSFVGDIEGAESVTIYSEGLLVEPIHIGFNLNIPTDELPPEDTIPADFFHDPRIRRAFNHAFDYDAFLQGALGGFGDFNPHHIPQGVFGYDPEAPVYDQQDTAEAERLFREAGVWDEGFTISVITEEANLFEIAALVLKDSLEALNPNFEVRVLAVAEAQFDEAHASDPVPYAMWVKNADPFADPDAYMQAYEHPDGEWGEIHGFRQGYQNPDQIASLIDEAAVELDEERRAELYSELQNLLYDDPMWLIAAQEGIANAHRDSVEGFVLNTLWPRPNVKFALFDKS; from the coding sequence TTGGACAGGCGGCTGCTGGCGCTGCTGGCTGCCATGATGCTGCTCGCCGCGGCGTGCACGGGTGCGAGCGAGGCCGGTGACGCCGACGCGCCCGAGGGATCTGCCGGAGGCGGCGCCACCGCGACGGCCGCAGCGGGTGGTGGAGGTGAGGCCGCACCGACCGGCACGTTCGTGCACGCAGCGGACGACGAGCCGCTGTCGCTGGATCCCGCGCAGGTCGAGCCCGGTGAGGGCGGCGAGACCATGGTCCTGCAGGTCTACGAGCGCCTCGTCGAGATCGCCCCCGACGGTCCCGATCTCGTCGCCGGGCTGTCCACCGAGGTGCCGAGTCGCGACAACGGCCTGGTCTCCGAGGACGGCCTGACCTACACCTTTCCGATCCGCGAGGGCGTGACCTTCCACGACGGGACCGAGCTGACCGCCGACGACGTCAAGTATTCATGGGACCGCGTCATCGAGATGGACCTGCCCGAGAGCGCGGCCGACCTGCTCATCGACAACGTCGCCGAGACGTCCGTCACCGACGACGGCGCGTTCCAGGTCACGCTGACGACGCCGAGCGCGTCGTTCCTGCGCTCGGTCGCGACCGCGATGGTTGCGTCGGTGGTCAGCCCTGACGCGGTCGAGGAGAACGGCGGGGTGACCGCCGGCGAGCCCAACGAGTTCATGGCCACCAACATGGTCGGGACCGGCCCGTACCGCTTGATCGCCTGGAACCGAGGTGAGAACCTGCAGTTCGAGATCAACGACGAGTACTGGGGCGAGCCGGCCAACCTCGACCTGCGCATCGAGGTCGTGCCCGACCCCGACGTGCGCGTGCTCGGCCTGCGCGCCGGCGAGTACGACATGATCGAGACCGACCCGTCGTTCGTCGGCGACATCGAGGGCGCGGAAAGCGTGACCATCTACAGCGAGGGGCTGCTGGTCGAGCCGATCCACATCGGGTTCAACCTCAACATCCCCACCGACGAGCTGCCCCCGGAGGACACGATCCCGGCGGACTTCTTCCACGACCCACGGATCCGTCGCGCGTTCAACCACGCCTTCGACTACGACGCGTTCCTTCAAGGTGCGCTCGGCGGGTTCGGCGACTTCAACCCGCACCACATCCCGCAGGGCGTGTTCGGCTACGACCCCGAGGCCCCGGTCTACGACCAGCAGGACACCGCGGAGGCCGAGCGGCTGTTCCGCGAGGCCGGCGTGTGGGACGAGGGCTTCACGATCTCGGTGATCACCGAGGAGGCGAACCTGTTCGAGATCGCCGCGCTGGTGCTCAAGGACTCGCTCGAGGCGCTCAACCCGAACTTCGAGGTGCGCGTGCTGGCCGTCGCCGAAGCGCAGTTCGACGAGGCGCACGCCTCGGACCCCGTGCCCTACGCGATGTGGGTCAAGAACGCCGACCCGTTCGCCGACCCCGACGCCTACATGCAGGCGTATGAGCATCCCGACGGTGAGTGGGGCGAGATCCACGGGTTCCGGCAGGGCTACCAGAACCCCGACCAGATCGCCAGCCTCATCGACGAGGCCGCCGTCGAGCTCGACGAGGAGCGGCGCGCCGAGCTGTACAGCGAGCTGCAGAACCTGCTCTACGACGACCCGATGTGGCTGATCGCCGCGCAGGAGGGCATCGCCAACGCGCACCGCGACAGCGTGGAGGGCTTCGTGCTCAACACGCTGTGGCCGCGACCGAACGTCAAGTTCGCGCTGTTCGACAAGTCGTGA
- a CDS encoding NAD(P)/FAD-dependent oxidoreductase, with amino-acid sequence MSTTADVVVAGAGHNSLIAAAYLARSGREVLILEEQDVLGGGAVTEELLGPGYLIDSCSTGHTLIQGNPLLADDELGLRSEQGLTYVDPDPVAHVVFPDGESFTMWLDVERTVAGFARFCPADAEAYRRMQREWAEVRGVFRSNLFTPVGTGPSVDDTLRATPSGRVWLRRKALSAWQVISHEFTDPHVQAFVCWQASQTLVALDAPGSGVLAYSIMAGRQARSWSIPRGGSGQLTDALVRVIEAAGGTALTGRRVTELIVDAGRCVGVRTGDGEEFRAREAVLSTIHVRHLLDMAPRELWGEDFVYGVETLDVGLPAYVVYLGTTAAPAFTTTDGTGSAVSAGWAGWPEDVIDATTRIRRGHADPDFPWALVATPSLVDDRRAPAGHHTVKILHPQSHLPPKGETWDEAKPRFTAGLLDRLRAIAPNMTADVITAELARSPDDIAAANAHMIDGTFHGGDRATPFADALRPAPGWAQHRMPIPGLYQTGGTTHPGGSITGAPGRNAAQVMLRDLGTSIGEVIAAGR; translated from the coding sequence GTGAGCACGACCGCGGATGTCGTCGTCGCCGGCGCCGGGCACAACAGCCTGATCGCCGCCGCGTACCTCGCGCGGTCCGGCCGCGAAGTGCTGATCCTCGAGGAGCAGGACGTCCTCGGCGGTGGCGCCGTGACCGAAGAGCTGCTCGGACCCGGCTACCTGATCGACTCGTGCTCGACGGGCCACACGCTGATCCAGGGCAACCCGCTGCTGGCCGACGACGAGCTGGGGCTGCGGTCCGAGCAGGGCCTGACCTACGTCGACCCGGATCCCGTCGCCCACGTCGTGTTCCCCGACGGCGAGTCGTTCACGATGTGGCTCGACGTCGAGCGGACCGTCGCCGGGTTCGCGCGCTTCTGCCCCGCCGACGCCGAGGCCTACCGCCGCATGCAGCGGGAGTGGGCCGAGGTCCGCGGGGTGTTCAGGTCGAACCTGTTCACCCCGGTCGGCACGGGCCCGTCGGTCGACGACACGCTGCGCGCCACGCCGTCCGGCCGAGTGTGGCTGCGCCGCAAGGCCCTGAGCGCGTGGCAGGTCATCAGCCACGAGTTCACCGACCCGCACGTGCAGGCCTTCGTGTGCTGGCAGGCGTCCCAGACGCTGGTGGCGCTCGACGCACCGGGCTCGGGCGTGCTCGCCTACTCGATCATGGCCGGTCGCCAGGCCCGCAGCTGGTCGATCCCGCGTGGTGGTTCGGGCCAGCTCACCGACGCGCTGGTGCGGGTGATCGAGGCGGCGGGTGGCACCGCGCTGACCGGGCGGCGGGTCACCGAGCTGATCGTCGACGCCGGACGCTGCGTCGGTGTGCGAACCGGCGACGGCGAGGAGTTCCGCGCCCGCGAGGCCGTCCTGTCGACGATCCACGTCAGGCACCTGCTCGACATGGCGCCCCGCGAGCTGTGGGGCGAGGACTTCGTGTACGGTGTCGAGACCCTCGACGTCGGCCTGCCCGCCTACGTCGTGTACCTCGGCACGACCGCGGCCCCCGCGTTCACGACCACCGACGGGACCGGGTCGGCGGTGTCAGCGGGCTGGGCGGGCTGGCCCGAGGACGTCATCGACGCGACCACCAGGATCCGCCGTGGTCACGCCGACCCCGACTTCCCCTGGGCGCTCGTCGCGACGCCCAGCCTGGTCGACGACCGGCGGGCGCCTGCGGGGCACCACACCGTCAAGATCCTGCACCCACAGTCACACCTGCCACCGAAGGGCGAGACCTGGGACGAGGCCAAGCCCCGGTTCACGGCGGGCCTGCTGGACCGGCTGCGGGCCATCGCGCCCAACATGACCGCCGACGTGATCACCGCCGAGCTCGCCCGTAGCCCCGACGACATCGCCGCCGCCAACGCCCACATGATCGACGGCACGTTCCACGGCGGCGACCGGGCCACGCCGTTTGCGGATGCGCTGCGGCCAGCGCCGGGCTGGGCCCAGCACCGGATGCCGATCCCCGGGCTCTACCAGACCGGCGGCACCACCCACCCAGGCGGGTCGATCACCGGTGCACCAGGCCGCAACGCGGCCCAGGTCATGCTGCGTGACCTCGGTACGTCGATCGGGGAGGTCATCGCCGCCGGTCGCTGA
- a CDS encoding M14 family zinc carboxypeptidase, with product MIRLRSYALGLCAAAVLLVAAPAVAQPQSVPNGPWPTDEQTESLAGLRSYEQLWSTLEQAESSAKGALELTAAPRESNTGREIPVVTIGDGPAGIMIIAQQHGDEYVVSEAMIDLVRTLSNGSAQSRAIRDAVTLTVVPRVNVDGFDAPVTDAFGNTTPWRQNYDPFCVTGPCPPFYQRGRGYDINRYHSYLPEADVDPYTGGPNPVPESLAMRLLFDERDPLVVIDFHHQGSYVDEDGDLITGSTMWPNATAAAEELGVEEQFAEAVELSKRVVSVMVTELDQYGFANITRYPGTTTPGIARNAYGLLGAGSVLFEMRGGIGQKSNGYITRTAYNAAISVVAALADGSLFTADTAVADALPDRGPGIGAPNDEEHSG from the coding sequence ATGATCCGACTACGTTCCTACGCACTCGGGCTGTGCGCAGCGGCCGTGCTGCTGGTCGCCGCACCGGCTGTCGCGCAACCGCAGAGCGTTCCCAACGGGCCGTGGCCTACCGACGAGCAGACGGAGTCGTTGGCGGGCCTACGCAGCTATGAACAGCTGTGGTCGACCCTCGAGCAGGCCGAATCCTCGGCAAAGGGGGCGCTCGAGCTGACCGCGGCGCCGCGTGAGAGCAACACAGGCCGCGAGATTCCAGTCGTGACCATCGGCGACGGGCCTGCCGGCATCATGATCATCGCACAGCAGCACGGCGACGAATACGTCGTGAGCGAGGCGATGATCGACCTGGTCCGCACGCTGTCGAACGGTTCGGCCCAGTCGCGCGCCATCCGCGACGCGGTCACGCTGACCGTGGTCCCACGGGTCAACGTCGACGGGTTCGACGCACCGGTCACCGACGCGTTCGGCAACACCACGCCGTGGCGGCAGAACTACGACCCGTTCTGCGTGACCGGCCCGTGCCCGCCCTTCTATCAGCGTGGACGCGGCTATGACATCAACCGCTACCACTCCTACCTGCCCGAGGCGGACGTCGACCCTTACACGGGTGGGCCGAACCCGGTCCCCGAGTCGCTGGCGATGCGGCTGCTGTTCGACGAACGCGACCCGCTGGTGGTCATTGATTTCCATCACCAGGGCTCGTACGTCGACGAGGACGGCGATCTGATCACCGGGTCGACGATGTGGCCCAATGCGACCGCTGCTGCTGAGGAGCTCGGCGTCGAGGAGCAGTTCGCGGAGGCCGTGGAGCTGTCGAAGCGCGTCGTGTCGGTCATGGTGACCGAGCTCGACCAGTACGGCTTCGCCAACATCACGCGATACCCGGGGACGACCACACCGGGCATCGCACGCAACGCCTACGGGCTGCTGGGCGCCGGATCGGTCCTGTTCGAGATGCGGGGCGGCATCGGCCAGAAGTCGAACGGCTACATCACCCGTACCGCGTACAACGCTGCCATCTCGGTCGTGGCGGCGCTGGCGGACGGCTCCTTGTTCACCGCGGACACGGCCGTCGCCGACGCGCTGCCTGACCGCGGTCCTGGCATCGGTGCGCCGAACGACGAGGAGCACTCGGGCTGA
- a CDS encoding NAD(P)-dependent oxidoreductase, with protein sequence MIQSFAPYTIGARPPEDRPEETAAMSLEDTTIGWIGAGRMGVALIRRLLDAGCDVAAWNRTRSKLDELATAGVKVVDRAVDLADRDLVVTMVSSSDVFDAVTLGADGLLTGGSGPAVLIDSSTVSVEASERVRRKAAQVGTSVLAAPVSGNPKVVSSGRLTVVVSGPREAYERSSALLDLFGQKVTYVGQGERARLVKICHNLLLGIVTQSLAEITVLAERAGVPRHDFLEFLNNSVMGSTFSRYKTPALVNLDFTPTFTGDLLRKDFELGLEAGRQFDVPLPVSALVHQMVVQLIGSGRGDVDFAALLELQAELSGMDLVSEDVDVSDGLTPPEGG encoded by the coding sequence CTGATACAATCGTTTGCACCCTACACCATCGGGGCGCGACCGCCCGAAGATCGACCTGAGGAGACCGCCGCGATGTCGCTGGAAGACACAACGATCGGGTGGATCGGCGCCGGAAGGATGGGCGTCGCGTTGATCCGGCGGCTGCTCGACGCGGGGTGCGACGTCGCGGCGTGGAACCGGACCCGGTCCAAGCTCGACGAGCTGGCCACGGCGGGGGTCAAGGTGGTCGACCGTGCCGTCGACCTGGCCGACCGCGACCTCGTCGTCACCATGGTGTCGTCGTCGGATGTGTTCGACGCGGTCACCCTGGGCGCCGACGGGCTGCTCACCGGCGGCTCCGGCCCTGCCGTGCTGATCGACTCGTCGACGGTCTCCGTCGAAGCCTCCGAGCGCGTCCGCCGCAAAGCGGCGCAGGTCGGCACCTCGGTGCTCGCGGCTCCGGTGAGCGGGAACCCGAAGGTCGTCTCGTCCGGCCGGCTGACCGTCGTGGTGTCGGGCCCGCGGGAGGCCTACGAGCGGTCCTCCGCGCTGCTGGACCTGTTCGGGCAGAAGGTCACCTACGTCGGGCAGGGCGAGCGCGCCCGCCTGGTCAAGATCTGCCACAACCTGCTGCTGGGGATCGTCACGCAGTCACTGGCCGAGATCACCGTGCTGGCCGAGCGCGCCGGCGTGCCCCGCCACGACTTCCTCGAGTTCCTCAACAACAGCGTCATGGGGTCGACGTTCAGCCGCTACAAGACCCCGGCGTTGGTGAACCTGGACTTCACCCCGACCTTCACCGGCGACCTGCTGCGCAAGGACTTCGAGCTCGGGCTCGAGGCGGGACGCCAGTTCGACGTGCCGCTGCCCGTGTCGGCGCTGGTGCACCAGATGGTCGTCCAGCTGATTGGCTCGGGGCGCGGCGACGTCGACTTCGCCGCGCTGCTCGAGCTGCAGGCCGAGCTGTCCGGCATGGACCTGGTGTCCGAGGACGTCGATGTGTCCGACGGGCTCACCCCGCCCGAGGGCGGCTGA
- a CDS encoding NAD(P)-dependent oxidoreductase → MLTAGVVGHGRIGARVAQLLHAVGFGRVLAHDPHAPPDAAGVEPSGLHDLLATADVVTLHVPATDGTPLLDATRLALLRPGSVLVNTARGSLVDAPALAAALRRGAPAVAALDVHATEPPDLRVFDGVTDRLLLTPHMAWYAEESATELRRRAAEEAYRALVGDAPLHDAMATMDPHPGEA, encoded by the coding sequence GTGCTGACCGCGGGCGTGGTCGGGCACGGCCGCATCGGTGCGAGAGTCGCACAGCTGCTGCACGCCGTCGGGTTCGGCCGGGTGCTCGCCCACGACCCGCACGCTCCACCCGACGCAGCGGGTGTCGAGCCCTCCGGCTTGCACGACCTGCTGGCCACGGCGGACGTCGTCACCCTGCACGTGCCGGCCACGGACGGCACGCCGCTGCTCGACGCGACCCGGCTCGCGCTGCTGCGGCCGGGCAGCGTGCTGGTCAACACCGCCCGCGGGTCGCTCGTCGACGCACCCGCACTCGCGGCAGCCCTGCGCCGCGGCGCCCCCGCTGTCGCGGCGCTCGACGTCCACGCCACCGAACCGCCCGACCTCCGTGTGTTCGACGGCGTCACCGACCGCCTGCTGCTGACCCCGCACATGGCCTGGTACGCCGAGGAGTCGGCGACCGAGCTGCGCCGCCGCGCCGCCGAGGAGGCCTACCGCGCCCTGGTCGGCGACGCTCCGCTGCACGACGCCATGGCCACCATGGACCCGCACCCCGGAGAGGCATGA
- a CDS encoding creatininase family protein encodes MRLSTTQIAELARRTATAVLPLGSVEQHGPHLPCGTDTFAAELVAEALAERLDALLVPVGPYGVTPIHAGHPGTVSLRRTTFEALLHDVAEALVEDSAMDRLVLCNWHEGNNASLDAVATELQDDHPGVVVVTAHACYTAERIYAAEGGELTHGGGIETMAVLAHDPALVRGDLADTPARTDHAAAMDTMRRDREVHGYITDVTEIDRDGWYGRPGWATGERAAAFAERVAAEIAAQVTRIFVLREGTS; translated from the coding sequence ATGCGGCTGAGCACCACGCAGATCGCCGAGCTGGCACGCCGGACCGCCACAGCCGTGCTGCCCCTCGGCAGTGTCGAGCAACATGGCCCCCACCTGCCGTGCGGCACCGACACGTTCGCGGCGGAACTGGTCGCCGAGGCGCTCGCCGAGCGCCTCGACGCGCTGCTCGTGCCTGTCGGGCCGTACGGCGTCACGCCGATCCACGCCGGCCACCCGGGTACCGTCAGCCTGCGCCGCACCACCTTCGAGGCGCTCCTCCACGACGTCGCGGAGGCACTCGTCGAGGACAGCGCGATGGACCGGCTGGTGCTGTGCAACTGGCACGAGGGCAACAACGCGTCGCTCGACGCGGTCGCCACCGAGCTGCAGGACGACCACCCCGGCGTCGTCGTGGTCACCGCGCACGCCTGCTACACCGCTGAGCGGATCTACGCCGCAGAGGGCGGCGAGCTGACGCACGGCGGCGGCATCGAGACGATGGCCGTGCTGGCACACGACCCGGCGCTGGTGCGCGGTGACCTGGCCGACACCCCCGCGCGGACGGATCACGCCGCGGCGATGGACACCATGCGGCGCGACCGCGAGGTGCACGGCTACATCACCGACGTCACCGAGATCGACCGCGACGGCTGGTACGGGCGCCCGGGCTGGGCGACCGGCGAGCGCGCTGCGGCGTTCGCCGAGCGCGTGGCCGCCGAGATCGCGGCGCAGGTGACGCGGATCTTCGTGCTGCGCGAGGGGACGTCATGA
- a CDS encoding Gfo/Idh/MocA family oxidoreductase, which yields MSDPTHRPPFDPVRLAPVGLGRWAKVLARGAQRGGVIELASCFSRSADNRVAFCAEFGVPRAASSYDELLADDEIEGVIITTPNDTHRPLIVEALDAGKAVYVDKPIAHTLDDALAVRTAVERSGLVFSVGHSARRLAGSRVMRRWIDDGTLGAVSLAEANFSNERGLELTPETWRWYADRSPGGTLIQLGVHHADNLQYLLGSVSSVSAHARRLHTASEVPDAVMCILEFASGALGYLGCGWASPGIYQIRLQGTKQNLLYDLDFTHWDASDQADDWSTLQSQAYRQSVRTEVPLPRTDMFREQLDEFALAIRDEATVEVGADEAIRALAIVHAALESSRRDGASVEVAPLLT from the coding sequence ATGAGCGACCCCACCCACCGTCCGCCGTTCGACCCGGTGCGCCTCGCCCCGGTGGGCCTCGGCCGCTGGGCGAAGGTGCTGGCCCGCGGCGCGCAGCGCGGCGGGGTGATCGAGCTGGCGTCGTGCTTCTCGCGCTCGGCGGACAACCGTGTGGCGTTCTGCGCCGAGTTCGGCGTGCCGCGTGCGGCGTCGTCCTACGACGAGCTGCTGGCCGACGACGAGATCGAGGGTGTGATCATCACCACACCCAATGACACCCACCGGCCACTGATCGTCGAGGCGCTCGACGCCGGCAAGGCGGTCTACGTCGACAAGCCGATCGCCCACACGCTCGACGACGCCCTGGCCGTCCGCACCGCCGTCGAGCGCTCGGGTCTGGTGTTCTCGGTCGGCCACTCAGCGCGCCGCCTGGCCGGCAGTCGTGTGATGCGGCGCTGGATCGACGACGGGACGCTGGGCGCCGTCTCGCTCGCGGAGGCCAACTTCTCGAACGAGCGCGGTCTCGAGCTGACGCCCGAGACCTGGCGCTGGTACGCCGACAGGTCGCCCGGCGGCACGCTGATCCAACTCGGGGTGCACCACGCCGACAACCTGCAGTACCTGCTGGGCTCGGTCTCGTCGGTATCCGCCCACGCCCGCCGGCTGCACACGGCGTCGGAGGTGCCCGACGCGGTGATGTGCATCCTCGAGTTCGCCTCCGGCGCGCTCGGCTACCTCGGCTGCGGCTGGGCGTCGCCCGGCATCTACCAGATCCGCCTGCAGGGCACGAAGCAGAACCTGCTGTACGACCTCGACTTCACGCACTGGGACGCGTCCGACCAGGCCGACGACTGGTCGACGCTGCAGTCCCAGGCCTACCGCCAGTCGGTGCGTACGGAGGTGCCGCTGCCCCGCACCGACATGTTCCGCGAGCAGCTCGACGAGTTCGCGCTGGCCATCAGGGACGAGGCCACCGTGGAGGTCGGCGCCGACGAGGCGATCCGCGCGCTGGCGATCGTCCACGCGGCGCTCGAGTCGTCACGTCGCGACGGCGCCTCGGTGGAGGTGGCGCCGCTGCTCACCTAG